The Tepidibacter aestuarii genome contains a region encoding:
- a CDS encoding TetR/AcrR family transcriptional regulator has translation MDSRISRTRKKILQAAIEVFAEKGFSSTTTLEIAQKAQVAEVTLFRHFPKKRDILHFAVLDFVDVFTENFAFNSLKSIVDNNKHKPIKEILKLIILDRKNFLNEYFSYIKVIFQEMQFDEEVRIIYLEKIAKKISILFNELFSEIREREKIKNIESFILMRSFIGMAFMMIMQRYFIPSENKVNDLEQEIDIVVDIFLNGILDK, from the coding sequence ATGGATAGCAGAATATCTAGAACGAGAAAAAAAATATTGCAAGCTGCAATTGAGGTATTTGCTGAAAAGGGTTTTTCATCTACAACAACTTTAGAAATAGCTCAAAAGGCACAGGTGGCAGAGGTTACTCTGTTTAGACATTTTCCTAAGAAAAGAGATATATTACACTTTGCAGTTTTAGATTTTGTCGATGTATTTACAGAAAATTTTGCTTTTAATAGTTTAAAGTCAATAGTAGATAATAATAAACATAAGCCTATAAAGGAGATACTCAAGCTTATAATTTTAGATAGAAAAAATTTTCTTAATGAGTATTTTTCGTATATAAAGGTTATTTTTCAAGAGATGCAATTTGATGAAGAAGTTAGAATAATTTATCTAGAAAAAATAGCTAAGAAGATAAGCATATTATTTAATGAACTATTCAGTGAAATAAGAGAAAGAGAAAAAATCAAAAATATAGAGTCGTTTATATTGATGAGGTCTTTTATAGGTATGGCTTTTATGATGATCATGCAAAGATATTTTATACCTAGTGAGAATAAGGTCAATGATTTAGAGCAAGAGATAGATATTGTTGTAGATATATTTTTAAATGGGATTTTGGACAAATAA
- a CDS encoding HlyD family secretion protein, with protein MSRLKFLIILLIAFSITGCSKDISLVYTGTLEATEVDLNSEVSSTVKNVFVTEGSSVKKGDKILQIEDTSILIKLNQANAQLNAAKADFDEVSSGSRSEEIKKAQANVESVEVLLSGSKSEYEYLVGNYNDLKSLYEQDAVSKKDLDGAKTSMDKAYSNFQNVQKQYESAKSSLDLVMSGSTNERIKKAKAQVDSMKANVDLLNYQLSKATIYSPIDGIVQNINYDVGELVLNGANIANIINLSDRWVKIYIPQKYLDKVSLNEEVSIKADYLSNKKLKGKIIYISSEAEFTPKNVESKESKEEMVFEVKVKIDDESNLLKPGMLIDVDLEGDLNGK; from the coding sequence TTGAGTAGATTAAAGTTTTTGATTATATTATTAATAGCATTCAGCATAACTGGATGTTCTAAAGATATCAGTTTAGTGTATACAGGAACTCTAGAAGCGACTGAGGTTGATCTTAACAGTGAAGTATCATCAACTGTAAAAAATGTATTTGTTACTGAAGGAAGTAGTGTAAAAAAAGGTGATAAAATACTTCAAATTGAGGATACCTCTATTTTGATTAAGTTAAATCAAGCAAATGCACAACTTAATGCTGCTAAAGCAGATTTTGACGAAGTATCGAGTGGGTCAAGAAGTGAGGAAATAAAAAAAGCTCAAGCAAACGTAGAAAGCGTAGAAGTGCTTTTAAGTGGATCTAAAAGTGAATATGAATATTTAGTAGGTAATTACAATGATTTAAAAAGCCTATATGAACAAGATGCTGTAAGCAAAAAAGACTTAGATGGTGCTAAAACTTCTATGGATAAAGCATATTCTAACTTTCAAAATGTACAAAAACAGTATGAATCAGCAAAATCAAGTCTCGATCTTGTGATGAGTGGGTCTACTAATGAAAGAATTAAAAAGGCAAAAGCTCAAGTTGACTCTATGAAGGCGAATGTGGACTTATTAAACTACCAGTTGTCAAAAGCTACTATATATTCTCCTATTGATGGTATTGTTCAAAATATTAATTACGATGTAGGAGAACTTGTATTAAATGGTGCTAATATAGCTAATATAATAAATTTAAGTGATAGATGGGTTAAAATATACATTCCTCAAAAATATCTAGATAAAGTAAGTTTAAATGAAGAGGTAAGTATAAAAGCAGATTATTTAAGCAATAAAAAATTAAAAGGCAAAATTATATATATATCATCTGAAGCAGAATTCACTCCTAAAAATGTAGAGTCAAAGGAAAGTAAGGAGGAGATGGTATTTGAGGTAAAGGTTAAGATCGATGATGAGTCAAACTTATTAAAGCCTGGTATGTTAATAGATGTAGATTTAGAAGGTGATTTAAATGGAAAATAA
- a CDS encoding ABC transporter ATP-binding protein, whose translation MENNLVIDVKNISKSFKDFKAVDNISLQIEKGKIYGLLGPNGSGKSTTIRMLCGVITPSDGGGSVLGFNVVNESEKIKQHIGYMSQKFSLYEDLTVYENLDFYASIYTISSNVKNKRIDELIKMAGLEGKEKVITKNLSGGWKQRLALGCSLIHKPKLLILDEPTSAVDPVSRRIFWELIHKLSNQGITIIVTTHYMDEAQSCDEIAFMFSGKIIAKGAPAELVKERNCNNLESVFISYVEEQTGEKIRSSFEEMKFIQKREGE comes from the coding sequence ATGGAAAATAATTTAGTTATTGATGTCAAAAATATTTCAAAATCATTTAAAGATTTTAAAGCGGTAGATAATATAAGCCTTCAAATAGAAAAAGGAAAAATATATGGTCTTTTAGGCCCTAATGGATCGGGGAAGTCCACAACTATAAGGATGTTATGTGGTGTAATAACTCCATCGGATGGAGGTGGAAGTGTATTAGGATTTAATGTGGTAAATGAATCTGAAAAAATAAAGCAACATATAGGATATATGTCGCAGAAGTTTAGTTTATATGAGGATTTAACTGTATATGAAAATTTAGATTTTTATGCGAGTATTTATACAATATCTAGCAATGTTAAAAATAAAAGAATTGATGAACTCATAAAAATGGCAGGTCTTGAAGGCAAAGAAAAAGTTATTACAAAAAATTTATCAGGAGGATGGAAGCAAAGATTAGCTCTTGGATGTTCATTAATACACAAACCAAAGCTTTTAATACTAGATGAACCTACTTCAGCAGTGGATCCTGTATCTAGAAGAATATTTTGGGAACTTATTCACAAATTATCTAATCAAGGTATAACAATTATAGTTACAACCCACTATATGGATGAAGCACAAAGCTGTGATGAGATAGCGTTTATGTTTTCTGGAAAAATAATAGCAAAGGGTGCACCAGCAGAATTAGTAAAAGAAAGAAATTGCAACAATTTAGAATCTGTATTTATAAGTTATGTTGAAGAACAAACTGGAGAAAAAATACGTTCGTCATTTGAAGAAATGAAATTTATCCAAAAAAGAGAAGGTGAATAG
- a CDS encoding ABC transporter permease produces MSLKRLLTIMKKEFIHIKRDKASLVIALLMPIVFVFIFGYAVNTDVDNISMAVFDNDNTLESREYINSLKNSNYFNPNRYVDNMQSIQKLIDTGTVKSAIIIPSGFSKHLKRNEKAQVKLIIDGTDPTIARTALQSGVLTTNMHSLEISKDFMQKTGKNALNTPGIDMRTRVWYNPNLESSKFIIPGLIGLIMQNITVMLTAFSLVREREKGTLELLIVTPIKSSELIIGKMIPYVLIGSIDFIISLFFGTLWFGVPIKGNMLLLILLGLGFVICSLAIGMLISTVAKNQAHAMQLTILFILPSVLLSGFMFPRESMPFVINISGYLIPLTYFLNILRGIILKGVGLSYLIKDVVILFIFGTVLLCISSVKFKKKLD; encoded by the coding sequence ATGAGCTTAAAAAGACTTCTTACTATAATGAAAAAAGAATTTATTCATATAAAACGAGATAAAGCAAGTCTTGTTATAGCTTTACTAATGCCTATAGTATTCGTATTTATATTTGGATATGCTGTAAATACTGATGTAGATAACATAAGTATGGCTGTATTTGATAATGACAACACTTTAGAGAGTAGGGAGTATATAAATTCTCTTAAAAATTCAAACTATTTCAATCCAAATAGATATGTAGATAATATGCAGAGTATTCAAAAGTTAATAGATACAGGAACGGTTAAATCTGCTATTATAATACCTTCTGGATTTTCAAAGCATTTAAAAAGAAATGAAAAAGCACAAGTAAAACTAATTATAGATGGAACAGACCCAACTATAGCTAGAACTGCACTTCAAAGTGGAGTACTTACTACTAATATGCATTCTTTAGAGATATCTAAAGATTTTATGCAAAAAACTGGCAAAAATGCATTGAACACACCTGGAATAGATATGAGGACTAGAGTTTGGTATAATCCGAACCTTGAAAGTTCAAAATTTATAATTCCTGGGCTTATTGGACTTATCATGCAAAATATAACTGTTATGCTTACTGCTTTTTCTCTTGTCAGGGAAAGGGAAAAAGGAACTTTAGAGTTACTGATAGTAACACCTATAAAATCATCAGAACTTATAATAGGGAAGATGATTCCTTATGTTTTAATTGGAAGCATAGATTTTATAATATCGTTGTTCTTTGGAACCTTATGGTTTGGTGTTCCTATCAAAGGCAATATGCTATTACTCATATTATTAGGACTTGGGTTTGTTATATGCTCACTGGCTATAGGAATGTTAATATCAACTGTTGCAAAGAATCAAGCTCATGCAATGCAACTTACTATATTATTCATATTGCCTAGTGTACTTTTATCTGGATTTATGTTTCCGAGGGAGTCCATGCCTTTTGTAATAAATATTTCGGGTTATTTAATACCGCTTACGTATTTTTTGAATATATTAAGGGGCATCATATTAAAAGGGGTAGGACTTAGTTATTTAATTAAAGATGTAGTTATTTTATTTATATTTGGTACTGTATTATTATGTATATCTTCTGTTAAATTTAAGAAAAAATTAGATTAA
- a CDS encoding tetratricopeptide repeat protein, with amino-acid sequence MKNTYMINNYKNIANKFCEDGNFIRAINFYNKAYDLEGGSEDIDLLLDMALAYDDMENYDFAYQKYEEVLNIDENEARAYFGLGALYDNKQEYTTSIKYYEKAVEIDDKYDRAYFFLATAYDEIGDSENAIKNYKKAIELNPNDFWAYTNLGSLYEEMNENELAYDMTREALGIISNHFTALFNMAVILKKLGRESESVKYYEMSIKRDKENPYSYLNLSIIYKGQKKYKKACEIISEGIKNSPQTSVLYYNRACFYVRLGMNELALKDLIKAIELSEKLLEYANEDEELAPIREMQAYKIMFR; translated from the coding sequence ATGAAAAATACTTATATGATAAATAACTACAAAAATATTGCTAATAAATTCTGTGAAGATGGAAACTTTATTAGAGCTATAAATTTCTACAATAAAGCTTATGATTTAGAAGGTGGAAGCGAGGATATAGATCTGCTTTTAGATATGGCTCTTGCATACGATGATATGGAAAACTATGATTTTGCATATCAAAAGTATGAAGAAGTTTTAAACATAGATGAAAATGAAGCTAGAGCGTATTTTGGACTTGGAGCTTTATACGATAATAAACAGGAGTATACAACTTCTATTAAATACTATGAAAAAGCTGTTGAGATTGATGATAAATATGACAGAGCTTACTTTTTCTTGGCTACTGCCTATGATGAGATAGGAGATAGTGAGAATGCTATAAAAAATTATAAGAAAGCTATAGAACTTAATCCAAATGATTTTTGGGCATATACAAATTTAGGGTCATTATATGAAGAAATGAACGAAAATGAATTGGCTTATGATATGACTAGAGAAGCTTTAGGCATTATTTCTAATCATTTTACAGCACTTTTTAATATGGCAGTGATACTTAAAAAGTTAGGGAGAGAAAGTGAATCTGTAAAATATTATGAAATGAGTATAAAAAGAGATAAAGAAAACCCTTATTCATACTTAAATTTAAGCATTATATATAAGGGACAAAAAAAATATAAAAAGGCTTGTGAAATTATAAGTGAAGGAATAAAAAATAGCCCACAAACATCAGTGCTATATTATAATAGAGCGTGCTTTTATGTTAGGCTTGGAATGAATGAATTAGCTCTTAAGGATTTGATAAAGGCTATAGAGCTTAGTGAGAAACTTCTTGAATATGCAAATGAAGATGAAGAATTAGCTCCTATTAGAGAAATGCAGGCATACAAAATAATGTTTAGATAA
- a CDS encoding YgiQ family radical SAM protein, translated as MTQNKFLPINKQDMIDRGWEQLDFIIVTGDAYVDHHSFGTAIISRVLEDAGYKVGIIAQPDWKSTSDFEKLGRPRLGFLVNAGNMDSMVNHYTVSKRVREKDFYSPGGKMGLRPDRATIVYCNKIREVYKDIPIIIGGVEASLRRFAHYDYWENKVRKSMLVDSGADMLIYGMGERPVVELANSLNDGFDIKYIRHIDGTCYMVDDKEELYEDYIEVPSFKDVFKDKIEYAKAFKLQYQAQDPVIGSMLVQKHANKYLVQNKPQMPLSREELDKVYNLPYQKNYHPIYEKQGGIAAIEEVKFSIVSSRGCFGSCSFCAITFHQGRIVQSRSEESIIKEAKEITKYPDFKGYIHDVGGPTANFRKPACEKQLKSGACKNKQCLSPNPCKQMNVDHSEYLGVLRKLRKLPNIKKVFVRSGLRYDYIMADKSDKFFRELVEHHVSGQLKVAPEHISPKVLKYMGKPAGKTYDKFREKFYKINDQLGKKQFIIPYLMSSHPGSTLDTAIELAEYLRDIRYQPEQVQDFYPTPGTLSTTMFYTGLDPLTMKDVYIPKTKSEKAMQRALLQYRNPRNYDLVYEALMKSGREDLIGFGPKCLIKPRGARGKEDYSKFNKKSSGKTNNKNNKRSNDKSKGKFNDRSKGKFNDKSDDRSSKNSSGKFDNKNNRKNKSKGRKRKG; from the coding sequence ATGACACAAAATAAATTTTTACCTATTAATAAACAAGATATGATAGATAGAGGATGGGAACAATTAGATTTTATAATAGTAACAGGTGATGCGTATGTTGATCACCATAGTTTTGGTACGGCTATAATATCTAGAGTTTTAGAAGATGCAGGGTATAAGGTTGGAATAATAGCTCAGCCTGATTGGAAGAGTACTAGTGATTTTGAAAAACTTGGAAGACCACGTCTGGGATTTTTAGTTAACGCAGGAAACATGGACTCTATGGTAAACCACTATACAGTTAGTAAGAGAGTGAGAGAAAAAGATTTTTATTCTCCCGGTGGAAAGATGGGTCTTAGACCTGATAGAGCAACTATCGTCTATTGTAATAAAATAAGAGAAGTATATAAGGACATACCTATAATTATAGGTGGGGTTGAGGCAAGTCTTAGAAGATTTGCTCATTATGATTATTGGGAAAATAAAGTTAGAAAATCAATGCTCGTGGATAGTGGAGCAGATATGCTTATATACGGTATGGGAGAGAGACCAGTTGTTGAACTTGCAAACAGCTTAAATGATGGATTTGACATAAAGTATATAAGACATATAGATGGAACTTGCTACATGGTAGATGATAAGGAAGAACTGTATGAAGATTATATAGAGGTACCATCTTTTAAAGATGTATTTAAAGATAAAATAGAATATGCAAAAGCATTTAAGCTTCAATATCAAGCTCAGGACCCTGTAATAGGAAGTATGCTAGTACAAAAACATGCTAATAAGTATCTTGTTCAAAATAAACCTCAAATGCCGTTATCAAGAGAAGAACTTGATAAGGTATACAATTTACCTTATCAGAAAAATTACCACCCAATATATGAAAAGCAAGGTGGAATCGCTGCGATTGAAGAGGTTAAATTTAGTATAGTAAGTTCTAGAGGTTGTTTTGGAAGTTGTTCTTTTTGTGCTATAACATTCCATCAAGGAAGAATAGTTCAAAGTAGAAGTGAAGAATCTATAATAAAAGAAGCTAAAGAAATAACTAAGTATCCAGACTTTAAAGGATATATTCACGATGTTGGTGGACCTACTGCAAACTTTAGAAAGCCTGCGTGTGAAAAACAGTTAAAATCAGGGGCTTGTAAGAATAAACAGTGCTTATCTCCAAATCCATGTAAGCAAATGAATGTTGATCATAGTGAATATTTAGGTGTTCTTAGAAAACTTAGAAAATTACCTAATATCAAAAAAGTATTTGTAAGATCAGGCCTTAGATATGATTATATAATGGCTGATAAAAGTGATAAATTCTTTAGGGAACTTGTAGAACATCATGTTAGTGGACAGTTAAAAGTAGCTCCTGAACATATATCTCCTAAGGTTCTTAAGTATATGGGAAAACCAGCAGGAAAAACTTATGATAAATTTAGGGAAAAATTCTATAAGATAAATGATCAGTTAGGAAAGAAACAATTTATAATCCCTTATTTAATGTCAAGTCATCCAGGAAGTACACTGGATACTGCAATTGAGCTTGCAGAGTATTTAAGAGACATTAGATACCAACCAGAGCAGGTTCAAGATTTTTATCCAACACCTGGAACATTATCTACTACAATGTTTTATACAGGCCTTGACCCATTAACTATGAAAGATGTATATATACCAAAGACTAAGAGTGAAAAAGCTATGCAAAGAGCTTTGCTTCAATATAGAAATCCTAGAAACTACGATTTAGTTTATGAAGCTCTAATGAAATCTGGAAGAGAAGATCTTATAGGATTTGGGCCTAAGTGTTTGATAAAGCCTAGAGGTGCTAGAGGAAAAGAAGATTATAGTAAATTTAATAAGAAATCTAGTGGTAAAACTAACAATAAAAACAACAAAAGATCAAATGATAAATCAAAAGGTAAATTTAATGATAGATCCAAAGGCAAGTTTAATGATAAATCAGATGATAGATCGAGTAAAAATAGTAGTGGTAAATTTGATAATAAAAATAATAGAAAAAATAAATCTAAAGGAAGAAAAAGAAAAGGATAG
- the murJ gene encoding murein biosynthesis integral membrane protein MurJ, with translation MKNQKKTTKTVVFVMLIMILSRLLGFVREVIMTNKFGRGLETDAFFAAFTIPDMMYYLLIGGALSSAFIPVFTSYLSKGDEEEAWKVASTFINITVLLLMVLSILGMTFAEYLVPLVAYNFKGEQLDLTIQLTRFMFPAVTFTALAGLETGVLNSYKIFNAPSIGPILYNLGIIFGTIFLSSTFGIKGMAIGVVIGAVSNALYQFIFVSKRAKYYRFTFDLKHPGVKKIFKLIVPAMIGLSVTQINLVVNQNIASAFDEGSITALRLANRIMQLPLGIFSVSIATVIFPTITAQIAKGEIEDFRETFAMGMRNIFFVTIPSAIGLMTLGVPLIRLLFVRGAFKEEDAMVTATILVFYTLGLAFQGGVQLLTRGFYANHDTKTPVKISFMAMFGNIVLSLVLAYWTPLKVNGLALAYSITSFINMSMLFKSLGKKMDGINSKEIATSFFKSTIASIVMGVVIVILNVIFNKYFDVNNKTMQIIQVTLDTLIGAGVFFAVANILNMQEVNDIKEIIKRKRSRR, from the coding sequence ATGAAAAATCAAAAGAAGACAACAAAAACAGTAGTATTTGTAATGCTGATAATGATACTTAGTAGACTACTTGGATTTGTACGTGAAGTTATAATGACCAATAAATTTGGTAGAGGGTTAGAAACTGATGCGTTCTTTGCGGCTTTTACTATTCCTGATATGATGTATTATCTTTTAATAGGGGGAGCTTTAAGTTCAGCATTTATACCTGTATTTACGAGTTACTTGTCAAAGGGAGATGAAGAGGAAGCGTGGAAGGTTGCTTCTACTTTCATAAATATAACTGTCCTGCTTTTAATGGTGTTATCTATTTTGGGGATGACATTTGCTGAATATTTAGTTCCGCTTGTAGCTTATAATTTCAAAGGAGAACAGCTAGATCTTACTATACAACTTACAAGATTCATGTTTCCGGCTGTAACCTTTACTGCTCTTGCTGGTCTTGAAACGGGAGTTTTAAACTCTTATAAGATATTCAATGCTCCTTCAATAGGACCTATACTGTATAATTTGGGTATTATATTTGGAACTATATTCTTATCATCTACATTTGGAATAAAAGGTATGGCTATAGGAGTTGTTATAGGTGCTGTATCAAATGCCTTATATCAATTTATATTTGTATCTAAAAGAGCTAAATACTATAGATTCACATTTGATTTAAAGCATCCTGGTGTTAAGAAAATATTTAAGCTAATAGTTCCTGCTATGATAGGTTTATCTGTTACTCAAATAAACCTTGTAGTAAACCAAAATATAGCATCTGCTTTTGATGAAGGAAGTATAACGGCATTAAGACTTGCTAATAGAATAATGCAGCTTCCTTTAGGAATTTTTTCTGTTAGCATAGCAACAGTGATATTCCCAACTATAACTGCTCAAATAGCAAAGGGAGAAATAGAAGACTTTAGAGAAACTTTTGCCATGGGTATGAGAAATATATTCTTCGTTACTATACCATCAGCTATAGGACTTATGACTTTAGGAGTACCTTTGATAAGATTATTATTTGTAAGAGGGGCTTTTAAGGAAGAAGATGCAATGGTAACTGCTACAATACTTGTTTTTTATACACTGGGACTTGCATTTCAAGGCGGGGTTCAGCTTTTAACAAGAGGGTTTTATGCAAATCATGATACTAAAACCCCAGTCAAAATAAGTTTTATGGCTATGTTTGGAAATATAGTATTAAGTTTGGTTTTGGCTTATTGGACGCCTTTAAAGGTAAATGGACTGGCGCTTGCATATTCTATAACAAGCTTTATAAATATGAGTATGTTATTTAAATCCTTAGGCAAAAAAATGGATGGAATAAACTCAAAAGAAATAGCTACTTCATTCTTCAAATCTACAATTGCATCTATTGTTATGGGGGTTGTTATAGTTATATTAAATGTAATATTCAATAAATACTTTGATGTTAATAATAAGACGATGCAGATAATTCAAGTAACACTTGATACGTTAATTGGAGCGGGAGTGTTCTTTGCAGTTGCTAATATTTTAAATATGCAAGAAGTAAATGATATAAAAGAAATAATCAAAAGAAAGAGATCTAGAAGGTAA
- a CDS encoding hydrogenase maturation protein, producing MQILFFSTAHNSLSQRAFIELTDLGHKVYVQIASDEHSMINAANHYKPDLIVAPFLKKYIPQTIWSHYTCIIIHPGIKGDRGPSSLDWAILNEETEWGVTLLQANDKLDGGDIWASHNFTMNSVSKSYLYRHEVTEAAIKCLLETISKYESGEFVPEKLNYNQNDIKGREHKPMKQKYRSIDWLESTAMISKKIRSADSQPGLLDTIYGENFYLYGVHEENNLKGTPGEIIAKRNGAICRATGDGAVWITHLKRKDQGNSIYFKLPATQVLGDKIRNIPELPVDNSVKDDTFKEIWYEEKNKVGYLHFEFYNGAMSTKQCLRLKEAFLKARKRNTKVIVLMGGSDFWSNGIHLNVIEAADNPSDESWKNINAINNLIKEIILTDTHIVISAMQGNAAAGGVILALAADKVFARNGIVLNPHYKKMGLYGSEYWTYLLPKRIGEQKSIEITNNCLPMSTKTAKKIGLIDDMFDSILFKNKIVKTAESLAISPLYKKFLKDKQYKRKEGEKIKPLETYRKEELSQMWDNFYGPDKSYHIKRKQFVYKLSCTNT from the coding sequence ATGCAAATTTTATTTTTTTCAACAGCTCATAATAGTTTAAGTCAAAGAGCTTTTATTGAATTAACAGATCTTGGTCATAAAGTTTATGTTCAAATTGCTAGTGATGAACATTCAATGATAAATGCAGCAAATCATTACAAACCTGACCTGATTGTTGCGCCATTTTTAAAAAAATATATTCCTCAAACCATTTGGAGTCATTATACATGTATTATTATTCATCCAGGTATCAAAGGAGACCGAGGCCCTTCTTCTCTTGATTGGGCAATTCTTAACGAAGAAACAGAATGGGGTGTTACACTCCTTCAAGCAAATGATAAACTTGATGGTGGAGATATTTGGGCATCTCATAACTTTACAATGAATTCTGTAAGCAAAAGCTACTTGTATCGACACGAAGTAACTGAAGCTGCTATTAAATGTCTGTTAGAAACTATCTCAAAATACGAAAGTGGTGAATTTGTTCCCGAAAAGCTGAATTACAATCAAAATGATATTAAAGGTAGAGAGCATAAACCTATGAAGCAAAAATATCGTTCTATTGATTGGTTGGAATCAACTGCAATGATTTCCAAAAAAATTCGTTCTGCAGACAGCCAACCTGGGCTATTAGATACTATTTATGGAGAAAATTTTTATCTTTATGGTGTTCATGAAGAGAATAATTTAAAAGGAACCCCTGGTGAAATCATAGCAAAAAGAAATGGTGCAATATGTCGTGCTACTGGAGATGGAGCCGTTTGGATTACACACCTTAAAAGAAAAGATCAAGGAAATAGTATATACTTCAAACTTCCTGCTACACAAGTTCTTGGTGATAAAATAAGAAATATCCCAGAATTACCAGTCGATAATAGTGTTAAAGATGACACTTTCAAAGAAATATGGTATGAAGAAAAAAATAAGGTTGGATATCTCCATTTTGAATTTTATAATGGAGCGATGAGTACGAAACAGTGTCTTCGATTAAAAGAGGCATTTTTAAAAGCAAGAAAACGTAATACAAAAGTTATAGTGTTAATGGGAGGTTCTGACTTTTGGTCAAATGGAATTCATCTTAATGTGATTGAAGCCGCTGATAACCCATCTGATGAATCCTGGAAAAATATTAATGCTATTAATAATCTTATCAAAGAAATTATTTTAACAGATACCCATATTGTTATTTCAGCAATGCAAGGTAATGCTGCAGCTGGAGGTGTTATTTTAGCATTAGCTGCTGACAAAGTGTTTGCAAGAAACGGAATAGTTCTAAATCCTCATTATAAGAAAATGGGTTTATATGGTTCTGAATATTGGACATATCTTCTTCCTAAACGTATAGGAGAGCAAAAATCTATTGAAATAACAAATAACTGCCTTCCTATGAGTACAAAAACAGCAAAAAAAATAGGTTTAATAGATGATATGTTTGACAGTATACTTTTTAAAAATAAAATAGTGAAAACAGCTGAAAGCTTAGCTATAAGTCCTCTTTATAAAAAATTTTTAAAAGATAAGCAGTACAAAAGAAAAGAAGGCGAAAAAATAAAACCTTTAGAAACTTATCGTAAAGAAGAGTTATCTCAAATGTGGGACAATTTTTATGGTCCTGACAAAAGCTATCATATAAAGCGCAAACAATTTGTTTACAAGTTATCATGTACGAATACGTAA
- a CDS encoding RrF2 family transcriptional regulator produces MKLSTKGRYGLKAMFELALNQDDGPVPLKHIAQNQNLSEQYLEQIFAKLRKAGLIKSIRGAQGGYLLAREADDITVGNIIRILDGPIAPSDCVLEKETECKRSGHCVTQVVWEKIKESVDSVIDSITLQNMIDDHKKQK; encoded by the coding sequence TTGAAACTATCAACTAAAGGAAGATATGGCTTAAAAGCTATGTTTGAACTAGCTTTAAATCAAGACGATGGACCAGTTCCACTTAAACATATAGCACAAAATCAAAATTTATCAGAACAGTACTTAGAACAGATATTTGCAAAGCTTAGAAAGGCTGGACTTATAAAAAGTATAAGAGGAGCGCAGGGAGGTTATTTATTAGCTAGAGAAGCTGATGATATAACTGTAGGAAATATAATAAGAATATTAGATGGTCCTATAGCTCCATCGGATTGTGTTCTTGAGAAAGAGACAGAATGCAAAAGATCGGGGCATTGTGTAACTCAAGTTGTATGGGAAAAGATTAAAGAAAGTGTAGACAGTGTTATAGACTCAATTACATTACAAAATATGATAGATGACCATAAAAAACAAAAATAA